The Megachile rotundata isolate GNS110a chromosome 11, iyMegRotu1, whole genome shotgun sequence genome includes a region encoding these proteins:
- the unc-104 gene encoding kinesin family member unc-104 isoform X3: MSSVKVAVRVRPFNNREISREAQCIIEMTGSTTSILNPKAPPGTKDAIKSFNYDYSYFSMDPNDINYSSQLMVYKDIGEEMLEHAFEGYNVCIFAYGQTGAGKSYTMMGKQEEGQEGIIPQICKDLFRKISRNSNECLKYSVEVSYMEIYCERVRDLLNPKNKGNLRVREHPLLGPYVEDLSKLAVMSYQDIHDLIDEGNKARTVAATNMNETSSRSHAVFTIFFTQQKQDSATGLVTEKVSKISLVDLAGSERADSTGAKGTRLKEGANINKSLTTLGKVISALAEIATKKKKKADFIPYRDSVLTWLLRENLGGNSKTAMIAAVSPADINYDETLSTLRYADRAKQIVCKAVVNEDANAKLIRELKEEIQKLRELLKQEGIDVQEGPDGKVTYEKKESRDEIVRATKREDDVKETRARIPSHTTSTIAEEAVDQLQASEKLIAELNETWEEKLKRTEVIRLQREAVFAEMGVAVKEDGVTVGVFSPKKTPHLVNLNEDPLMSECLIYYIKDGFTRIGSAEANIPQDIQLCGPHILSEHCVFENHEGIITLMPKKGALIYVNGREVTEPVVLKTGSRVILGKNHVFRFNHPDQVRERREKGSPAETPGNGETVDWNFAQIELLEKQGIDLKAEMEKRLLVLEEQFRKEKEEADQLFEEQRKSYEARIDALQRQVEEQSMTMSMYSSYTPEDFNNIEEDIFVNPLFDAESNWTEREFQLAAWAFRKWKYHQFTSLRDDLWGNAIFLKEANAISVELKKKVQFQFTLLTDTLYSPLPPDLLPTVDEDEEEERPFPRTIVAVEVQDTKNGATHYWTLDKLRQRLELMRHVYNEDSSPSTPEAKEDIFQCLTAYSNPKFSLANLLPSRQRLELMREMYHNEAELSPTSPDFNIESITGGDPFYDRFPWFRMVGRSFVYLSNLMYPVPLIHKVAIVNEKGDVKGYLRVAVQAVVEENSEYSSGVRQSARISFEDDLFGNQKQNKRNTLLTQTLEKNRQILLHEERVVEGHNEQKDTKEEDDIGDADSGRGDSSVSSDMKEEDLPDHLLLGSEFTFRVTVLQAMGISTEYADIFCQFNFLHRHDEAFSTEPVKNTGKGNPPGFYHVQNITVTVTKSFLEYLKTQPIVFEVFGHYQQHPLHKDAKLEYSVRQPPKRMLPPSIPISQPVRSPKFGSVLPSPSTSHVHAKYDVLVWFEICELAPNGEYVPSVVDHSDDLPCRGLFLLHQGIQRRIRITIVHEPASELRWKDVRELVVGRIRNTPEPEEEDNDSSVLSLGLFPGEYLEVPGDDRCMFRFEAAWDSSLHNSALLNRVTAYGEQIFMTISAYLELENCGRPAIITKDLSMIIYGRDARVGPRSLKHLFSGSYRNQEANRLSGVYELVLRRSSEAGSPGVQRRQRRVLDTSSTYVRGEENLHGWRPRGDSLIFDHQWELEKLTRLEEVERVRHTLLLREKLGIDKVSFCNKISHDFTKSEKEVCNMMAKATNEPHASPVKLKRSTSKDVYEPWEMTERERELATKYIKLIQGRIPNKEPILLSDVSPGEDTMADMSTSMMSSVISSSSQESVYERASDYLEQAAGIIVWSRSKSCILRLSSPERARLQELQESILASESANQTCTVAPAPLGSSSPSKENLVLYVPEVEEIRISPVIARKGYLNVLEHKTNGWKKRWVAVRRPYVLIFREEKDPVERALINLATAQVEYSEDQLAMVKVPNTFSVVTKHRGYLLQTLGDKEVYDWLYAINPLLAGQIRSKLARKGPTATNLINASPVGLAPPIDQQSNQNK, from the exons ATGTCGTCGGTAAAGGTGGCGGTGAGGGTACGGCCCTTCAACAATCGAGAGATCTCCCGCGAGGCACAATGCATCATCGAAATGACCGGCAGCACCACTT CGATATTGAATCCGAAAGCACCACCGGGCACCAAAGATGCAATCAAAAGCTTCAACTACgattattcctatttttccaTGGAC CCAAACGACATAAATTATTCTTCACAACTGATGGTCTACAAGGATATCGGCGAAGAGATGTTAGAACACGCCTTCGAAG GTTACAACGTGTGCATATTCGCGTACGGGCAAACAGGCGCCGGCAAGTCTTACACAATGATGGGCAAGCAAGAAGAAGGTCAAGAGGGGATAATCCCTCAAATTTGCAAGGACCTCTTTAGAAAAATCAGTCGCAATTCAAACGAGTGCCTGAAATATTCAGTCGAAGTTAGTTACATGGAGATCTACTGCGAAAGGGTGCGAGATCTCTTGAATCCCAAGAACAAAGGAAACCTCCGAGTACGAGAGCATCCTCTCCTCGGACCGTACGTCGAAGATTTGTCAAAATTAGCGGTGATGTCTTACCAGGACATCCACGACCTCATCGACGAAGGCAACAAAGCGAG AACGGTTGCCGCCACAAACATGAACGAGACGTCAAGTAGATCTCACGCGGTGTTTACGATATTTTTCACACAACAGAAACAAGACTCAGCTACCGGATTAGTGACGGAAAAAGTCAGCAAAATTTCGCTTGTTGATTTGGCAGGCTCTGAAAGGGCTGACTCTACCGGTGCGAAAGGTACCAGGTTAAAGGAGGGTGCTAACATCAATAAAAGCTTGACAACCCTTGGAAAGGTCATCAGTGCCCTGGCTGAAATC GCTaccaaaaagaagaagaaggctGACTTCATCCCGTACAGAGACTCCGTTCTAACATGGCTTCTGCGAGAGAACCTAGGAGGAAACTCTAAAACAGCAATGATCGCGGCAGTGAGTCCCGCAGACATCAATTACGACGAAACCCTCTCTACTCTACG ATACGCCGACAGAGCGAAGCAAATTGTTTGCAAGGCTGTCGTCAACGAGGACGCGAACGCGAAGCTTATTCGGGAGCTCAAAGAAGAGATTCAGAAACTGCGGGAGCTACTCAAACAAGAGGGTATTGATGTTCAAGAAG GGCCAGATGGTAAAGTCACATATGAAAAGAAAGAATCTA GAGACGAAATCGTCAGAGCAACCAAGCGCGAGGACGATGTGAAGGAAACTCGAGCCAGGATCCCGTCTCATACAACGTCCACCATTGCTGAAGAAGCGGTGGATCAGTTGCAAGCTTCAGAGAAACTGATAGCCG AACTCAATGAAACCTGGGAAGAGAAGCTGAAGCGAACCGAGGTGATTCGCCTCCAACGCGAGGCAGTGTTCGCCGAGATGGGTGTCGCCGTGAAAGAGGACGGCGTGACAGTCGGTGTCTTCTCCCCGAAAAAGACTCCTCACTTGGTGAACCTGAACGAAGATCCCCTCATGTCTGAATGTCTGATCTACTACATCAAAGATGGCTTCACACGCATCGGTAGCGCTGAAGCAAACATTCCTCAAGACATTCAGCTCTGTGGTCCACATATACTGAGCGAACACTGCGTCTTCGAGAACCACGAAGGAATTATCACGTTGATGCCGAAGAAGGGTGCTTTGATCTACGTGAACGGACGCGAAGTCACTGAACCCGTAGTTCTGAAGACTGGCTCGCGCGTGATTTTAGGGAAGAATCATGTATTCAGATTCAATCATCCTGATCAAG TCCGAGAACGGAGAGAAAAAGGATCTCCCGCGGAGACTCCCGGAAACGGAGAGACAGTCGACTGGAATTTCGCACAGATCGAGTTGCTGGAGAAACAGGGAATCGATCTGAAGGCTGAAATGGAGAAGCGGTTGTTGGTTCTTGAAGAACAGTTCCGTAAAGAGAAGGAAGAGGCGGATCAGCTGTTCGAAGAACAGAGAAAG AGCTATGAAGCTCGAATAGATGCCCTGCAGAGACAAGTTGAAGAACAAAGCATGACAATGTCGATGTACAGCAGTTACACCCCTGAAGACTTCAACAACATCGAGGAGGACATCTTTG TCAACCCATTGTTTGACGCAGAGAGCAACTGGACCGAGAGAGAGTTCCAGCTGGCCGCTTGGGCCTTCCGCAAATGGAAATATCATCAATTCACAAGTCTTCGGGATGATCTCTGGGGCAACGCTATATTCCTCAAAGAAGCTAATGCTATTTCTGTCGAACTCAAAAAGAAG GTGCAATTCCAATTCACTTTGCTCACGGACACACTTTATTCACCGCTTCCTCCGGATCTCTTGCCGACTGTAgatgaagacgaagaagaagaacgaCCGTTCCCGCGCACGATAGTCGCCGTCGAAGTGCAAGACACGAAGAACGGCGCCACACATTATTGGACCCTCGATAAACTAAG ACAGCGCTTGGAGCTGATGCGCCACGTGTACAACGAGGACTCGAGCCCCAGCACTCCGGAGGCCAAAGAGGATATTTTCCAATGTCTAACGGCCTACTCTAATCCGAAGTTCTCGCTCGCAAATCTTTTGCCTTCGAG ACAAAGACTTGAACTGATGCGAGAAATGTATCATAACGAAGCTGAACTGTCTCCTACCTCTCCGGATTTCAATATCGAATCCATTACTGGAGGTGATCCATTCTACGACCGTTTCCCATGGTTCCGAATGGTTGGCAG GTCTTTCGTGTATCTCAGCAATCTCATGTACCCAGTACCATTGATCCACAAAGTAGCGATAGTCAACGAAAAAGGAGACGTGAAAGGTTATTTGCGTGTAGCGGTACAAGCCGTGGTTG AGGAAAACAGCGAATACTCAAGTGGCGTCAGACAGTCCGCTAGAATCTCCTTCGAGGACGACCTCTTTGGCAACCAGAAGCAGAACAAACGTAACACATTATTGACCCAAACTCTCGAGAAGAATCGACAAATCCTCCTGCACGAAGAACGCGTCGTAGAAGGCCACAACGAGCAGAAGGACACAAAGGAAGAAGACGATATTGGCGATGCCGACAGTGGCAGAGGCGATAGTTCGGTTTCCAGCGACATGAAGGAGGAGGATCTACCGGATCATTTGTTACTCGGCTCTGAATTCACGTTTAGGGTAACTGTACTGCAAGCGATGGGTATCTCCACCGAATACGCCGACATCTTCTGTCAATTCAA TTTCTTGCATCGACACGATGAAGCATTTTCAACGGAACCGGTGAAAAACACAGGAAAAGGAAACCCACCTGGATTTTATCATGTGCAAAAT ATCACCGTCACGGTAACAAAATCATTCCTGGAATACCTCAAAACTCAACCCATCGTGTTCGAGGTATTCGGCCACTACCAGCAGCATCCTCTACACAAGGACGCCAAACTGGAATA CAGCGTACGACAACCACCGAAGAGGATGCTTCCTCCATCGATACCGATCAGCCAACCCGTACGTTCCCCGAAATTCGGAAGCGTTCTGCCATCGCCTAGCACGTCCCACGTGCACGCCAAGTACGACGTGTTAGTATGGTTCGAAATTTGCGAATTAGCACCGAACGGCGAGTACGTGCCATCTGTGGTGGACCACAGCGACGATCTGCCGTGCCGTGGACTCTTCCTGTTGCACCAGGGTATTCAGCGTCGCATCCGAATCACTATCGTTCATGAGCCAGCGTCCGAATTACGATGGAAGGATGTGAGGGAGTTGGTCGTAGGGCGTATCAGGAACACACCGGAACCGGAGGAAGAGGACAACGACTCGTCGGTGCTCTCCTTGGGTCTGTTCCCTGGAGAATACTTGGAGGTGCCCGGAGACGATAGGTGCATGTTCAGATTCGAGGCTGCGTGGGACAGCTCTCTTCACAACTCGGCCTTACTTAACAGAGTGACAGCGTATGGAGAACAAATATTCATGACCATCTCTGCGTATCTTGAA CTGGAGAATTGTGGACGACCAGCAATCATTACCAAAGATCTAAGCATGATCATTTATGGCAGGGACGCTAGAGTAGGACCACGTTCCCTGAAACATCTCTTCAGCGGAAGCTACCGCAATCAGGAAGCTAATAGACTCAGCGGCGTTTACGAGCTGGTGCTGCGTCGTTCTTCGGAAGCAGGTAGCCCAG GTGTTCAAAGGCGACAGCGCCGTGTGTTGGATACAAGCTCCACGTACGTGAGAGGGGAAGAGAATCTTCATGGATGGAGACCTCGAGGAGATAGCTTGATATTTGATCACCAGTGGGAACTGGAGAAGCTGACGAGATTAGAGGAAGTAGAGAGAGTGAGACACACGTTATTGTTGCGAGAGAAGCTTGGCATAGACAAGGTTTCGTTCTGCAATAAAATATCACACGATTTCACCAAGAGCGAAAAG GAAGTTTGCAATATGATGGCAAAAGCAACAAACGAACCGCATGCCAGCCCAGTCAAACTAAAGCGTTCAACGAGTAAAGACGTGTATGAGCCATGGGAGATGACTGAGAGGGAAAGAGAATTAGCCACGAAATATATTAAGCTAATTCAAGGTCGAATTCCGAATAAAGAACCTATACTACTTTCTGACGTTTCACCGGGAGAAGACACTATGGCTGACATGTCGACATCCATGATGTCTTCGGTGATATCGTCCTCGTCCCAAGAGTCAGTATACGAGAGAGCTAGTGATTACTTAGAGCAG GCTGCTGGTATAATAGTATGGAGCAGGTCTAAGTCGTGCATCCTTAGGTTGAGTTCACCGGAGAGGGCTAGACTGCAGGAACTGCAGGAGAGCATATTAGCAAGCGAATCTGCCAACCAAACGTGTACCGTAGCGCCCGCTCCGTTAGGTTCATCTTCCCCATCCAAAGAGAATCTGGTGCTCTACGTGCCGGAAGTCGAAGAAATTCGCATTAGTCCGGTTATCGCTAGAAAAGGTTATCTAAATGTTCTCGAACACAAGACCAACGGTTGGAAGAAACGCTGGGTT GCTGTACGACGACCCTACGTTTTAATCTTCCGAGAAGAAAAAGATCCAGTTGAGAGGGCTCTTATCAATTTAGCTACTGCTCAAGTTGAATACTCTGAAGATCAATTAGCTATGGTGAAAGTACCAAATACTTTCAG TGTTGTTACAAAACACCGAGGGTATTTGCTGCAAACTTTAGGGGATAAAGAGGTTTACGACTGGTTATATGCAATTAATCCTTTACTCGCTGGTCAAATCAG GTCAAAATTAGCGCGCAAAGGACCCACAGCTACGAACCTGATTAACGCATCGCCAGTTGGTCTAGCTCCACCGATAGATCAACAGTCGAACCAAAATAAGTGA
- the unc-104 gene encoding kinesin family member unc-104 isoform X7: MSSVKVAVRVRPFNNREISREAQCIIEMTGSTTSILNPKAPPGTKDAIKSFNYDYSYFSMDPNDINYSSQLMVYKDIGEEMLEHAFEGYNVCIFAYGQTGAGKSYTMMGKQEEGQEGIIPQICKDLFRKISRNSNECLKYSVEVSYMEIYCERVRDLLNPKNKGNLRVREHPLLGPYVEDLSKLAVMSYQDIHDLIDEGNKARTVAATNMNETSSRSHAVFTIFFTQQKQDSATGLVTEKVSKISLVDLAGSERADSTGAKGTRLKEGANINKSLTTLGKVISALAEIATKKKKKADFIPYRDSVLTWLLRENLGGNSKTAMIAAVSPADINYDETLSTLRYADRAKQIVCKAVVNEDANAKLIRELKEEIQKLRELLKQEGIDVQEGPDGKVTYEKKESRDEIVRATKREDDVKETRARIPSHTTSTIAEEAVDQLQASEKLIAELNETWEEKLKRTEVIRLQREAVFAEMGVAVKEDGVTVGVFSPKKTPHLVNLNEDPLMSECLIYYIKDGFTRIGSAEANIPQDIQLCGPHILSEHCVFENHEGIITLMPKKGALIYVNGREVTEPVVLKTGSRVILGKNHVFRFNHPDQVRERREKGSPAETPGNGETVDWNFAQIELLEKQGIDLKAEMEKRLLVLEEQFRKEKEEADQLFEEQRKSYEARIDALQRQVEEQSMTMSMYSSYTPEDFNNIEEDIFVNPLFDAESNWTEREFQLAAWAFRKWKYHQFTSLRDDLWGNAIFLKEANAISVELKKKVQFQFTLLTDTLYSPLPPDLLPTVDEDEEEERPFPRTIVAVEVQDTKNGATHYWTLDKLRQRLELMREMYHNEAELSPTSPDFNIESITGGDPFYDRFPWFRMVGRSFVYLSNLMYPVPLIHKVAIVNEKGDVKGYLRVAVQAVVEEENSEYSSGVRQSARISFEDDLFGNQKQNKRNTLLTQTLEKNRQILLHEERVVEGHNEQKDTKEEDDIGDADSGRGDSSVSSDMKEEDLPDHLLLGSEFTFRVTVLQAMGISTEYADIFCQFNFLHRHDEAFSTEPVKNTGKGNPPGFYHVQNITVTVTKSFLEYLKTQPIVFEVFGHYQQHPLHKDAKLEYSVRQPPKRMLPPSIPISQPVRSPKFGSVLPSPSTSHVHAKYDVLVWFEICELAPNGEYVPSVVDHSDDLPCRGLFLLHQGIQRRIRITIVHEPASELRWKDVRELVVGRIRNTPEPEEEDNDSSVLSLGLFPGEYLEVPGDDRCMFRFEAAWDSSLHNSALLNRVTAYGEQIFMTISAYLELENCGRPAIITKDLSMIIYGRDARVGPRSLKHLFSGSYRNQEANRLSGVYELVLRRSSEAGSPGVQRRQRRVLDTSSTYVRGEENLHGWRPRGDSLIFDHQWELEKLTRLEEVERVRHTLLLREKLGIDKVSFCNKISHDFTKSEKEVCNMMAKATNEPHASPVKLKRSTSKDVYEPWEMTERERELATKYIKLIQGRIPNKEPILLSDVSPGEDTMADMSTSMMSSVISSSSQESVYERASDYLEQAAGIIVWSRSKSCILRLSSPERARLQELQESILASESANQTCTVAPAPLGSSSPSKENLVLYVPEVEEIRISPVIARKGYLNVLEHKTNGWKKRWVAVRRPYVLIFREEKDPVERALINLATAQVEYSEDQLAMVKVPNTFSVVTKHRGYLLQTLGDKEVYDWLYAINPLLAGQIRSKLARKGPTATNLINASPVGLAPPIDQQSNQNK, from the exons ATGTCGTCGGTAAAGGTGGCGGTGAGGGTACGGCCCTTCAACAATCGAGAGATCTCCCGCGAGGCACAATGCATCATCGAAATGACCGGCAGCACCACTT CGATATTGAATCCGAAAGCACCACCGGGCACCAAAGATGCAATCAAAAGCTTCAACTACgattattcctatttttccaTGGAC CCAAACGACATAAATTATTCTTCACAACTGATGGTCTACAAGGATATCGGCGAAGAGATGTTAGAACACGCCTTCGAAG GTTACAACGTGTGCATATTCGCGTACGGGCAAACAGGCGCCGGCAAGTCTTACACAATGATGGGCAAGCAAGAAGAAGGTCAAGAGGGGATAATCCCTCAAATTTGCAAGGACCTCTTTAGAAAAATCAGTCGCAATTCAAACGAGTGCCTGAAATATTCAGTCGAAGTTAGTTACATGGAGATCTACTGCGAAAGGGTGCGAGATCTCTTGAATCCCAAGAACAAAGGAAACCTCCGAGTACGAGAGCATCCTCTCCTCGGACCGTACGTCGAAGATTTGTCAAAATTAGCGGTGATGTCTTACCAGGACATCCACGACCTCATCGACGAAGGCAACAAAGCGAG AACGGTTGCCGCCACAAACATGAACGAGACGTCAAGTAGATCTCACGCGGTGTTTACGATATTTTTCACACAACAGAAACAAGACTCAGCTACCGGATTAGTGACGGAAAAAGTCAGCAAAATTTCGCTTGTTGATTTGGCAGGCTCTGAAAGGGCTGACTCTACCGGTGCGAAAGGTACCAGGTTAAAGGAGGGTGCTAACATCAATAAAAGCTTGACAACCCTTGGAAAGGTCATCAGTGCCCTGGCTGAAATC GCTaccaaaaagaagaagaaggctGACTTCATCCCGTACAGAGACTCCGTTCTAACATGGCTTCTGCGAGAGAACCTAGGAGGAAACTCTAAAACAGCAATGATCGCGGCAGTGAGTCCCGCAGACATCAATTACGACGAAACCCTCTCTACTCTACG ATACGCCGACAGAGCGAAGCAAATTGTTTGCAAGGCTGTCGTCAACGAGGACGCGAACGCGAAGCTTATTCGGGAGCTCAAAGAAGAGATTCAGAAACTGCGGGAGCTACTCAAACAAGAGGGTATTGATGTTCAAGAAG GGCCAGATGGTAAAGTCACATATGAAAAGAAAGAATCTA GAGACGAAATCGTCAGAGCAACCAAGCGCGAGGACGATGTGAAGGAAACTCGAGCCAGGATCCCGTCTCATACAACGTCCACCATTGCTGAAGAAGCGGTGGATCAGTTGCAAGCTTCAGAGAAACTGATAGCCG AACTCAATGAAACCTGGGAAGAGAAGCTGAAGCGAACCGAGGTGATTCGCCTCCAACGCGAGGCAGTGTTCGCCGAGATGGGTGTCGCCGTGAAAGAGGACGGCGTGACAGTCGGTGTCTTCTCCCCGAAAAAGACTCCTCACTTGGTGAACCTGAACGAAGATCCCCTCATGTCTGAATGTCTGATCTACTACATCAAAGATGGCTTCACACGCATCGGTAGCGCTGAAGCAAACATTCCTCAAGACATTCAGCTCTGTGGTCCACATATACTGAGCGAACACTGCGTCTTCGAGAACCACGAAGGAATTATCACGTTGATGCCGAAGAAGGGTGCTTTGATCTACGTGAACGGACGCGAAGTCACTGAACCCGTAGTTCTGAAGACTGGCTCGCGCGTGATTTTAGGGAAGAATCATGTATTCAGATTCAATCATCCTGATCAAG TCCGAGAACGGAGAGAAAAAGGATCTCCCGCGGAGACTCCCGGAAACGGAGAGACAGTCGACTGGAATTTCGCACAGATCGAGTTGCTGGAGAAACAGGGAATCGATCTGAAGGCTGAAATGGAGAAGCGGTTGTTGGTTCTTGAAGAACAGTTCCGTAAAGAGAAGGAAGAGGCGGATCAGCTGTTCGAAGAACAGAGAAAG AGCTATGAAGCTCGAATAGATGCCCTGCAGAGACAAGTTGAAGAACAAAGCATGACAATGTCGATGTACAGCAGTTACACCCCTGAAGACTTCAACAACATCGAGGAGGACATCTTTG TCAACCCATTGTTTGACGCAGAGAGCAACTGGACCGAGAGAGAGTTCCAGCTGGCCGCTTGGGCCTTCCGCAAATGGAAATATCATCAATTCACAAGTCTTCGGGATGATCTCTGGGGCAACGCTATATTCCTCAAAGAAGCTAATGCTATTTCTGTCGAACTCAAAAAGAAG GTGCAATTCCAATTCACTTTGCTCACGGACACACTTTATTCACCGCTTCCTCCGGATCTCTTGCCGACTGTAgatgaagacgaagaagaagaacgaCCGTTCCCGCGCACGATAGTCGCCGTCGAAGTGCAAGACACGAAGAACGGCGCCACACATTATTGGACCCTCGATAAACTAAG ACAAAGACTTGAACTGATGCGAGAAATGTATCATAACGAAGCTGAACTGTCTCCTACCTCTCCGGATTTCAATATCGAATCCATTACTGGAGGTGATCCATTCTACGACCGTTTCCCATGGTTCCGAATGGTTGGCAG GTCTTTCGTGTATCTCAGCAATCTCATGTACCCAGTACCATTGATCCACAAAGTAGCGATAGTCAACGAAAAAGGAGACGTGAAAGGTTATTTGCGTGTAGCGGTACAAGCCGTGGTTG AAGAGGAAAACAGCGAATACTCAAGTGGCGTCAGACAGTCCGCTAGAATCTCCTTCGAGGACGACCTCTTTGGCAACCAGAAGCAGAACAAACGTAACACATTATTGACCCAAACTCTCGAGAAGAATCGACAAATCCTCCTGCACGAAGAACGCGTCGTAGAAGGCCACAACGAGCAGAAGGACACAAAGGAAGAAGACGATATTGGCGATGCCGACAGTGGCAGAGGCGATAGTTCGGTTTCCAGCGACATGAAGGAGGAGGATCTACCGGATCATTTGTTACTCGGCTCTGAATTCACGTTTAGGGTAACTGTACTGCAAGCGATGGGTATCTCCACCGAATACGCCGACATCTTCTGTCAATTCAA TTTCTTGCATCGACACGATGAAGCATTTTCAACGGAACCGGTGAAAAACACAGGAAAAGGAAACCCACCTGGATTTTATCATGTGCAAAAT ATCACCGTCACGGTAACAAAATCATTCCTGGAATACCTCAAAACTCAACCCATCGTGTTCGAGGTATTCGGCCACTACCAGCAGCATCCTCTACACAAGGACGCCAAACTGGAATA CAGCGTACGACAACCACCGAAGAGGATGCTTCCTCCATCGATACCGATCAGCCAACCCGTACGTTCCCCGAAATTCGGAAGCGTTCTGCCATCGCCTAGCACGTCCCACGTGCACGCCAAGTACGACGTGTTAGTATGGTTCGAAATTTGCGAATTAGCACCGAACGGCGAGTACGTGCCATCTGTGGTGGACCACAGCGACGATCTGCCGTGCCGTGGACTCTTCCTGTTGCACCAGGGTATTCAGCGTCGCATCCGAATCACTATCGTTCATGAGCCAGCGTCCGAATTACGATGGAAGGATGTGAGGGAGTTGGTCGTAGGGCGTATCAGGAACACACCGGAACCGGAGGAAGAGGACAACGACTCGTCGGTGCTCTCCTTGGGTCTGTTCCCTGGAGAATACTTGGAGGTGCCCGGAGACGATAGGTGCATGTTCAGATTCGAGGCTGCGTGGGACAGCTCTCTTCACAACTCGGCCTTACTTAACAGAGTGACAGCGTATGGAGAACAAATATTCATGACCATCTCTGCGTATCTTGAA CTGGAGAATTGTGGACGACCAGCAATCATTACCAAAGATCTAAGCATGATCATTTATGGCAGGGACGCTAGAGTAGGACCACGTTCCCTGAAACATCTCTTCAGCGGAAGCTACCGCAATCAGGAAGCTAATAGACTCAGCGGCGTTTACGAGCTGGTGCTGCGTCGTTCTTCGGAAGCAGGTAGCCCAG GTGTTCAAAGGCGACAGCGCCGTGTGTTGGATACAAGCTCCACGTACGTGAGAGGGGAAGAGAATCTTCATGGATGGAGACCTCGAGGAGATAGCTTGATATTTGATCACCAGTGGGAACTGGAGAAGCTGACGAGATTAGAGGAAGTAGAGAGAGTGAGACACACGTTATTGTTGCGAGAGAAGCTTGGCATAGACAAGGTTTCGTTCTGCAATAAAATATCACACGATTTCACCAAGAGCGAAAAG GAAGTTTGCAATATGATGGCAAAAGCAACAAACGAACCGCATGCCAGCCCAGTCAAACTAAAGCGTTCAACGAGTAAAGACGTGTATGAGCCATGGGAGATGACTGAGAGGGAAAGAGAATTAGCCACGAAATATATTAAGCTAATTCAAGGTCGAATTCCGAATAAAGAACCTATACTACTTTCTGACGTTTCACCGGGAGAAGACACTATGGCTGACATGTCGACATCCATGATGTCTTCGGTGATATCGTCCTCGTCCCAAGAGTCAGTATACGAGAGAGCTAGTGATTACTTAGAGCAG GCTGCTGGTATAATAGTATGGAGCAGGTCTAAGTCGTGCATCCTTAGGTTGAGTTCACCGGAGAGGGCTAGACTGCAGGAACTGCAGGAGAGCATATTAGCAAGCGAATCTGCCAACCAAACGTGTACCGTAGCGCCCGCTCCGTTAGGTTCATCTTCCCCATCCAAAGAGAATCTGGTGCTCTACGTGCCGGAAGTCGAAGAAATTCGCATTAGTCCGGTTATCGCTAGAAAAGGTTATCTAAATGTTCTCGAACACAAGACCAACGGTTGGAAGAAACGCTGGGTT GCTGTACGACGACCCTACGTTTTAATCTTCCGAGAAGAAAAAGATCCAGTTGAGAGGGCTCTTATCAATTTAGCTACTGCTCAAGTTGAATACTCTGAAGATCAATTAGCTATGGTGAAAGTACCAAATACTTTCAG TGTTGTTACAAAACACCGAGGGTATTTGCTGCAAACTTTAGGGGATAAAGAGGTTTACGACTGGTTATATGCAATTAATCCTTTACTCGCTGGTCAAATCAG GTCAAAATTAGCGCGCAAAGGACCCACAGCTACGAACCTGATTAACGCATCGCCAGTTGGTCTAGCTCCACCGATAGATCAACAGTCGAACCAAAATAAGTGA